The DNA sequence CAGCGCTTTGAGGTACAGCGTGGTCAACATGGTCTGGGCCGGGCCGGTCAGATCGATGGACACCTTGTCGGTCATGAGACAGAGGCTATGCGGAAAGGACGCTGCGGGACAATCAGCTTGACGCACCGCAGCCGGCCGACACCACCGGCCCCACACCGAAGGGAGCAGATGTGAATTCAGCGGGAGAACCCACCGGCGGTCGTCGATGACCGCCGCGGACGGCGGCACCGGCCCGAAAGCGGCGCCGCGGGTACTGTTCGTCTACTACTCCTACACCGGTCAGACCGCGAAGGTGCTCGACGGGGCGGCCGAGGCGTTCCGCCAGCGCGGGTGCGAAGTGCACACCGCGGCAATCGAGTTCGTCGACGCCAAGTACGCCGAACCGTTCACCCGGTTCCCGATGCGCAAGGTGTGGCCGGACATGTTCAGCGTGCTGCCCGCCCAGAACCGTGGGCAGACCGGTGAGATCCGCACTCCCGATGCGGTGCGTGACGGGAACTACGACCTCGTCTGCCTCGGTTCGCCCACCTGGTGGGACACCGTGAGCATGCCGCTTCGTTCCTTCCTCACATCCGCCGAGGCGGCACCACTGCTCGACGGCACGCCCTACGCGGTGTTCGTGGTGTGCCGGCGTAAGTGGCGGCGCAATCTGGAAGCAGTGCGCGAACTGGCGGACAAGAACGGTGGCCGGTTCGCCGACAGCATCCATTTCGGCTATCCCGGTGGCGAACTGCCGTCCCTGCTGTCGCTGGCGAGCTATCTGGGCTCGGGGGAGTACCGCGATCGCTATCTGGGCCTCAAACTCCCGCCCACCAACATCAGCGACGCGCAGGTGGGGCAGGCACGCACGTTCGCGGCCAAGCTTGCGGACCGATTGTTCGGTAAACGCGATGCCACGTCCGTTTGACGTCCGCACCGACTCGCCCGCCAGCGTCGAGATGATCCGTTCGGCGTTCGGCAGCGAGGCGTACTGGCACGCGCGGATCGCCGAGTTCGGCGGCGGCGCGACCACATTGGACACGTTGACCGTCGACGGTGACGGCACGATCTCGGTGGCCACGACCCAGGATCTCGGTCACGATGTGCTGCCCGGCGTTCTGGCCAAGGTGTTTCCCGGCGACCTGACGCTCGTGCGCACCGAGACGTGGCGGCCCGCCGCGGAGCGGGTCAGTGGTGAGGTCACGATCGCGGCGTCCGGCGTGCCCGGTCGCGGTCTCGGCGCGGCGTCGCTCGCCCCGGCCCCCGCCGGGTCCAGCCTGACCCTGTCCGGCACGGTCGAGGTCAGGATCCCGTTGGTGGGCGGCCGGGTCGAGAAGTACATCTGCGATCAGATCATCGTCGAGATTCCCGCGCTGCAGCGTTTCACCTCGGATTGGATTTCCCGCAATGCCTGACATGGCCGATCGCGACCGCCGCTACACCGACACCCCCGGGGAGGTGCCGACGACGGCGGAAGCCCTTGCCCGCCTTGACATGCCGCTGGTCGACGCGATGATGACCCAACGCGCCGTGCGGAGGGTCTATCCCGACCCGATCGACGACGAGATCCTGATGAAGTGCATCGAGGTCGCCCTGCATGCACCCACCGGCGCCAACGGGCAGAACTGGGAATTCATCGTCATCAAGGATTACGACACCAAGAAGAGACTGGCCAAGCGCTACCGCCAAGCCTGGAATCTCTACTACCAGACCGTCATCCGCCGGGTGGCGGCGACCGACGAGTCGATGGCGAAGACCGCGCGGGCCGTGCAGTGGCAGGTCGACCACTTCACCGAGGTCCCGGTCCTGATCGTGGCCTGTCTGCGGTTGGGCGCCAAGGACGGTCGGGTCCCGTTCGTGCCGATGCCGCACGCGGCGCTGTCCGGCTTCTTCGGCTCGATCTATCCCAGCGTGCAGAATCTGCTCCTGGCTGCGCGCGCGATGGGGCTGGGCGCATCGCTGATCACGTTGCCGCTGTGGAGCGTCACATCCACCCGCCGAACGCTGGGTCTGCCCGTCTCGGTCACGCCGTGCTGCGTCGTGCCGCTGGGCTGGCCGCGGGGCCGTTACGGTCCCACCACCCGCCGGCCTGCGGCTGAGGTGATGCACTTCAACAGGTACGGCAACCGGCCCTGGATGGGCACCGACTGAGAGCCGGCACCCATCCAGGTCGCGGTTCAGTCGTCGCTGCCGCCCGAGTCGCCGCCCTTGCTGTCACTGCCGCCCGAGTCGCCGCCCTTGCTGTCGCTGTCGCCCGAGCCGCTGTCCTTGCTGTCCGACGAATCGGTCGACGAGCTCGTCGCGCCCTGCGAGGATCCGCTGCTGTCGTCCTTGCGGTGCTTGCCGCCGCTGCTGGGGCTGTCGGCCTCGGCGTCGGCGTCCGCCTCGGCTGATTCGTCGACGGCCTCGTCGGCGTCTTCTTCGGTGCCGGCCTCGTCAGCGTCTTCTTCGGTGGCCGCCTCGTCAGCGTCTTCGTCGGTGACTGCCTCTTCGGTGGCGGAGTCCTCCGTGACATCCTCGGATGCGGCGGCCTCGGACGCCTCGTCGATGACGTCGGCGACGATCGGCGCGGACTCGAACTTCTTCTTCAGCTCGTCGGTCGCCTTGGCCACGATCGACGCCTCACCCTGATCCATCGCAGCGGCAGACTCGCCACCGGCGGTCTCGTCGGCATCCTCGTCTGCGGCAGGGACATCGGCGGGCGCGGCGGCGGGGGAGAGGCCGACGGACTGGGCGGCCAGCAAGACGTTCGCCTCGGCCGGGGTCTCCGACTCTTCGTCCACCTCGGGGGCGACGTCTTCCTCTGGTTCACGCAGGAAGTGCTTGAAGAACGTCTCGATCTCGCGTACGGCGATCCAGTCGGGCAGGTGACCGGTGATCTGCAGGGCCGCACTGAAATTGGCGACCGCGGTGACGACCTCCCACCAGGTGACGGTCTGGATGCCGGTCGGCTCGGCGGTCAGCGATGCCCACACCGATTTGATCGGCTCCGCCGGGTCCAGGATGACCTGTTGTTCGGACCATTCGGTCTCCTGGCCGTCGATGGGGTTGATGACGGTCGGGAAGGTGTAGCCGTCCTCGTCGTAGAACTCGCTCATCGGGACCTTGAACATCAGGTCCAGCATTCCGGGCAGGTCTTCGCATTCGTAGGCGCAGCCCTCGTACATCGGCAGATTCGCTGCGGCCCACCAGTTCAGGTGCTCGCCCCACGGCTGCGAGAACGACGGGAAGGGCACCAGGACGTTGACCGCCTCGCGCAGCATGTCCGGGTTGGCAGGATCCCAGCCCCACACGTTGTTGGGGTGCGATTCGTTCCAGCTGCCGCTGATCGCCAGCGCGGTGGCCAGCCGGTCGAGCGCAGCCACCATGTTGGCCGGCGCGCTGAAGACCTGTTCGATCGCGTTGATCGGCACGTAGGCCAGCGAGGACGCGGTCAGGCTGACGTCCTGTTCGACGACTCGTGCGGTCGCGGGTGCCGGCGGCTCCAGTGGCGCGACGGCGAGGACACTGGCCCCCACCAGGGCCACGCTGGTCGTGATGACCGGTTTCACAGCTACTCGCATGACACCCATCTCTTCAGGCAGTTACGTTCGATGACCGCCTGACCATACCCTGTCGAGGAGCTGTGCGGCTTCCCGTTCGGCAAACTTCCGTGCCGACACGTCGGTGACGCGATCCGGCTGCTCCCGCACCCGCGCACCGCGCCGCCTGCTACCGCCGGATCTCTTTGCTGCTCAAGGGTGCCCGTGACCTGCCGCGGTGGTACAACCACCACCGTTATTGACGCAGACGCGAAATATGCTGCTGGGTATACGTTCCGCCACCTGCCGCCCGACGCCGGCCCATCCAACAGGCTGCCGTCGCAACGGGAGCACAGCCCGTTCTGTTCGCCAGAGAAGCTCGCATCGCGGCCGTCCGAGACACGCGCTGTCGGCAATCTGTGCGCCGATGTCGCGTCCGAGCAATCACCAGCAGTATCGATCGATGACGCCGACGAGCACGGAACGCGCGCCACCTGGATGGCTACCGGCAAACGACCGCCAGACCCACCCACGTTCAGAGCTTGCCGAGCCCCCGCAGCACTTTGGTGTAAGGCAGCGTCGCCGCCATCCCCTTGCGCAGTTTCGGGTTCAACTGGCTGCCGTTGATGACCAGCAGGTACCGCAGGCCGTGGTCGCGCCACTCGGCGACCTGATCGAGCACCTCGTCGGCGGTCCCGTGGAAGCAGATCTCCTTCATCAACGATGCCGGCACGCGCGCGGTGTACTCGAGCGCGGTCTGCTCGTCGATGGTCTGCGGCACGAGGTCCTGCACGCCGGAGAAATCCGCACCCAGCGGATGCTCCACCCCGTGTCGCAACCATGCCTCCGCGGGCGCGGCCAACGCCACCGACTTCACGATCACCGAATCCAGTGCTTCGTCGACGTCGTCGCGGGTGCGTCCGGTCACGACGGTGCGGTTGACCGCGGGCACGATCGACATCGGGTCGCGGCCGTGATCGGAGGCTGCGGTGCGCACGGTCTCCAGCGCTCGGGCGTAGTCGGCGGGCCGGGAGATGACGAACGGCACCCACCCGTCTGCGTAACGCCCGGTCGCGCGCAACATCCGGGGGCCGTGCGCGGCCACCCAGATCTCCGGCCACTTGCCCTGGTACGGGGGGAGATCGAAGACGGCGTGCCGCAGCGGGAAATACGCCGAGTCCCGCGTGATCGGTTCGCCGCCCGACTCCCACAGCGCCCGGATCGTCGCCAGCGCCTCGACGAACCGGGCGACGGGCTTCGTCCACTCCACCCCGTACGGCTCGTTGCCTTCGCGTTCGCCGACACCGATCCCGAGGATGGCGCGACCGCGGGTGAGCAGATGCAGGGTCGCGGCCGCCTGGGCGGTGACCGCCGGGTGCCGACGGCTGGCATCGGTGACGCAGACCCCGAAGCGCAACCGGCGCATCCGGTTGCGCGCCGCCAGGTGGCCGAGCATCGTCCACGGCTCCAGGATGGCGTCGACCTTGGGCACCAGCTTCGCCGCCAGACCGAGGTGCTCGGGGGTGGCGACCGACCGCGGCACCAGAGAATTGATGTGGTCGCCCACCCAGAACGAGTCGGCGCCGGTGGTCGCCGCGGTCAGCATGCTGGCAGAGGGCAACAACGTCGGCGAGATCCGCGTGTTCACGATGCCGTCGAGCAATCCGAAACGAAATCCGGCCGCCTGCGGCCGGGTGCGGAGCTTCATGGCAGGGACGGTACTACCGACGGCCGACCACGCTCTGAATGGTAGGTTTCACCAGCACGCTTGCCGGCGACGATTCCGCCCGCGCCGGACTGCCCGCCGCCCGCCTCCCCGCAGAAGAGACCGTCTCACCGCCATGCCATCAGCCACACTCGAGGTGATCGACAAGGGCAGCGCCAGTCCGGCGCATCCGGCCCCGCTGCTGTTCGTCCACGGCGCGTGGCATGCGGCATGGTGCTGGGACGAGCACTTCCTCGACTTCTTCGCCGGCCAGGGCTACCGGGCCCTGGCCCCGAGCCTTCGCGGCCACGGCGCCAGCCCGGCCACCAAGCCCCTGCGGGCCTTGTCGATCGCCGACTATGTCGACGACGTGGCCCAGGTGGCCGCGAGTCTGCCGACACCTCCGGTGGTCATCGGCCACTCGATGGGCGGCTTCGTGGTGCAGAAATTTCTCGAGTCCCGCGACATCCCGGCCGCCGTGCTGATGGCGTCCGCACCGCCGCGGGGCTACCTCGGTTCGGGAATGCGCTGGCTGCGGCGCCACCCGTGGCATTTCATGAAGCTCTCGGCCTCGGGCCGTTCACTCGCCTACGTCAGCACGCCCGAACTCGCCCGGGAGCGGTTCTTCTCACCCCACACCCCGGAGGCCCTGGTGGCGTCCTGCGCGGCCCGACTGCAGGAAGAGAGCGCACGGTCGGGAGTCGACGGGCTCCTGGCGCTGCCGCGGCCCAGGCGGGTGCGGGCGCCACTGCTGGTCCTGGGCGCCGGGCACGACGGCGCGGTCACCGCCGCGGAGGTGCGCGCCACCGCCAAGGCCTACGGCACCGAGCCCGAGTTCTTCTCCGACCTGGGTCACAACATGATGCTGGAGCCCGGGTGGCAGTCGGTCGCCGAACGCATCCACACCTGGTTGGGCACCCGGGGACTGTGACCTCGGCCGGCCGGGCCGCACTGCACCGTCGGCTCCCGGCATCGATACCTGTGCGACACCTGTTAACACCTGGGACCGCGCCGGCGATAGGTGGGCGAGAGGTAATTGACGCCGCCAGCAAAAGTGATCGCCGGACGGGAAAGGCTGCCAGACAGGTTGCTGGAGTGGGGTGGCGATGGTGTGCGCCGAGGCGGCGTTCGCCCGCATGAGCACGCGCGTCACCAAAAAGTAACCAGCCGTTCTCCAGGGTTAGCCAGCAACGCGGAACTCAGCGCATTGTGCAGGCTCAACCTGCACAAACGCTGTGAAGCATGGTTGCCTGACGATGCGCCAGGCCGACCGAGCAACGACCGTGGGGGCCCCGCCGCCTGCCGCGGCAACGAAGGACAATTGGCAATTCGCGCACGTCCTGTGGTTTTCTCGACGGGTTAGCGGCGATGCGCTGGAATTCCTCCAGCAATCGCTTGCGCAGCGGCGAAGTGTGATAATCTCCGCACACCTCACGTCGTGATCAGATCGTCATCACATTGCAACCACCTGGAAGGGTCGGCACATGCATTCTGCGCTTCGCCCGTACATGACCACGGGCCTGGCAATCGTCGGGTCGAGCGTCCTGGCTTTCGCCCCCATCGCGCCCCCGGCCCCTGCGGAGAGCGCGACGACCACCACCAGGCAGGTCACGCAAGACGTCACGCTGTCCGCCAGAGTCGTCACGATCAACCCGTCGCCAGACGCGCTGAAAATGGGCGAGCAGTTGCAGGGTACTGTCTGCGGCGGGAACGGCACCCCGTGCTATGAGCTCGAGTACGCGCCCATATTCACGGACGGGACCGGATACCTCGGCTTTGGCGTGCAAGCACTCAGGCGGAACCTCGCGGGAAACCTTGGCGAGGAGACCACCATCTTCGCTTTCAGCGAGGGTGCCACCGTCGCATCGCAGTGGCTCGAAAAGCACCTCGAAGACCCAGAGGCATACCCGGCGCCGCAGAATCTGACGTTTGTGGTCATCGGCAATCCGACTCGCAAGTATGGCGGCTCACTGTTCCTTTCGCCCTGGACCGAAAGTCCGTACAAGGTGATAGACGTCGCCATGCAGTACGACCCGACGGTCGACCAGCCCACCAATACGCTGAACTCGCTGGCTGTCCTCAACGCCGCATTGGGCTTCTTCACCAACCACCTCGGTAAGGGCTACACGGACGTCGACATCGACGCCGAGGAAAACACCAAGTGGACTGAAGACGGCATCGAATACGTCTTCGTGCCGTCCAAAACGCTGCCCATCGTTGAGCCTCTGCGCTGGCTCGGTCTCGACGAGCTCGCTGACGGGCTGACCCCGGGTCTGCAGTACCTGATCGAGCAGGCTTACGACCGCGACGATCGCATCACCAACACGACGATGGAAGCTCCGAACGAGAGCCTCTCCTACGTGCCGATCAACCTTCTCGAGACGGTCGCTAACATTCCGTTCTACGCCGTGGCGGGCACCAACCGCTTCGCCGAGGCGATGCGCGACAGCGGCAGCTGGTGGGTGTACACCGAGACCAACGTGCTGGGCTGGGATCCGGCCAACCCGGAGATGACCCGCGCGTTCGTCGACTTCCTGGTCGCCATCCCGTCGATCTCGGGCCCGATGGGCGAGATCGCCGACTACTGGGCGCGGGCGAACCTGCCGATGAACGAAGGATGCACGGGCACCGGCCGGACGCAGTGCCTCAACCCGGCCGGCATCACCGACCAGATGTTCAAGGTGATGCTGTGGGATTTGTTCGCCAAGGAGGGCTACACCTTCGAAGGTCCCATCACCCCGGTCTACAACCCCGTCAGCGACGAGGAGACCTACTGGGGTCAGGAGATGGATCAGGACGGTGACGAGGTCTCGTGGTATGGGGACACCGTGTACCTCGAGCCGTTCGCCGAGATAAAGTCGTTCTGGAACCACCTGAAGTCGACCCCCGAGGGTATCAAGACCCCGACACTCGGGGATCAGATCGGCGCCGCCGTCAATTTGTTCGAGGCGCTGATGGTCACCTGGTATCCATTTGTGCCGAAGAGCCAGATCTGGAACCCGAACGAGACCGCGTTCGCTTACCTGTTCCGGCCGTTCGCCAAGGTCCTGTGCCCGGACTGCAACGAGGTCGACCCGTTCATGCCGACCGACTGGAAGGTCGGCGACGACATCCCCAAGGGCCTCTACATCCCGGCGAAGGTCAAGGACCTCTACGACGAGGACGGCAAGTACATCGGGCCCCCGGTCGACTCGACCGACGAGGACGCCGACGCGGACGCGGACGCCACCTCGCGGTCCTTCCTGGCGGCGCTGTTCGGCCAGGAGGAGCAGACGACCGAGGAGACGGTCGACGAGACCACCGAGGAGGCCACCGGGACCACCGAAGAGGCCGCCGAGGAGACTCCCGCCGTCACCGAGGACGCCGCCGAGGAGCAGACGGATGTCGTCTCCGACGCGATCCAGGGGCTGAAGGACAAGTTCGAATCGGTCACCGACGAGGGTGAGGTCACCGACGAGGCACCGGCCGAGGAGGCCCCCGTCGAGGAGGATGCCGCCGACGCGGGTGACGAGGCCGAGGACGTCGCCGACGAGACCGAAGAGGCCGACGACGCCGAAGACATCGCTGACGAGGCCGACGAGGCCGACGAGGCCGACGAGGCCGAAGACATCGCTGACGAGGCCGACGACGAGGCGGCTGACGAGGCCGCCGACGACCAGGCGGACTCGGATGACTCCGATGCGGGCTCCGACGATTCGTCCGACAGCGGCAGCACCAGCTCGGGCAGCGACAGCGGTGACTCCGGCAGCAGCGACTCCGGCAGTGACAGCGGCAGCTCCGGCGGCTCCGACGATTAGGAATGGCCGGGACGGAAGCCCGTAGTATCGCCCCGTGAGCACGGAGCAGTATGACGCCGTAATCGTCGGCGCCGGATTCGGCGGCATGGGATCAGCCATCCAGCTGAACCGGCTCGGTTACGACAAGATCGCCATTCTCGACCGCGAGGACGACCTCGGTGGGACGTGGCACGTCAACCGTTACCCAGGCTTGACGGTTGACGTCCCGTCCACCACCTACTCCTATCGGTTCGAGCCCAACCCGTACTGGTCGCGGCTGTATGCGCCCGGCAGCGAGCTCAAGACCTACGCCGAGCACGTCGCCGACAAGTACGACCTGCGGCGCTACATGCGGTTCAACACCGTGGTCGACGGTGCACGCTGGGACGACGACGCGCAGGAATGGCTCGTGTCCCTGTCCGACGGTCAGACGCTGCACACGCGGTTCCTGATCCTGGCCACCGGGTACCTGTGCCAACCGAAGAAGCCGGACATCCCCGGCATCGAGAGCTTCACGGGCACCGTGCTGCACGCTCAGGAGTGGGATCACTCGTACTCGCTGGCGGGCAAGCGCGCCGCGATCATCGGGACCGGCTCGACCGGTGTGCAGCTCATCCCCAAGCTCGCCGAGGACGCCTCCGAGCTGACCGTCTACCAGCGCACCCCGATCTGGGTCATGCCGAAGCTCGACTTCGGCTTCGGGCCCCGGGCGCAGCGACTGTTCGCGAAGGTTCCGGCCACCCAGCGGATGCTGCGGGTGTCCAGCGACCTGTTCATGGACATCATGGTCACCCTCGCGATGTGGCGTTTCCGCCAGTTCCGGCCGGTGAACCGCATCGCCGCCGCGATCGGCCGGCTGCACCGGTTCGCGGCGATCCGGGACCGGGATCTGCGCCGCAAACTGACCCCGAGCTACGACTTCGGGTGCAAACGCCCGACGCTGTCGAACGTCTACTACCGCACGTTCAACAAACCCCACGTCCACCTGGAGACGGCCGGCATCGACCGGATCGAGCCGGACGGCATCGTCGCGACGGACGGCACCAAACGCGTGATCGACACGTTGGTGCTGGCCACCGGATTCGACGTGTGGGAGTCGAATCTACCGGCCATCGAGGTCATCGGCCGGGAAGGCCGCGATCTGGGCAAGTGGTGGCGGGAGAACCGATTCCAGGCCTACGAGGGCCTGACGGTGCCACTGTTTCCGAACATGCTGAGCCAGGCCAGCCCGTACGCCTGGGTGGGCATGTCGTGGTTCGACACGGTCGAATACCAGATGCGGCACATGGAGCGGTTGTTCGGCGAGATGCAACGCACCGGCGCGCGGACCTTCGAGGTCACCGAGGAGGCGAACGCGCGTTTCCTGGACCGGATGCTGACGCTGCTCGACGACTCGGTGTTCCTGCTGGGCAACTGCGCGAACTCGCGGTCGTACTGGTTCAACAGTTCCGGTGAGGCCCCGCTGTTCCGGCCCACCACCGTGCGTCAGGCCGTCAAGGAGCAGCAGCACTTTCCGCTCAGCGACTACGCGCTAGCCTGAGACCTCACGGTTAGAGCGACCCGCGACCGACGTGTCCATCTGTGATGAAGGGGTGACGACATGGCTACCGCGACGACGGAGCCCGTGCGGCTACCGCCGGGCCCGCGCCTGCCCAAACTGATCCAGGGCGCCGCGGTGCTCACCGCACGCTACGGCGCGGTGGCCGCATTGGGGCGCCGCTACGGCTCGACCTTCACCCTGCAGCTGCCGGTGTTCGGCGAGACCGTCGTGATCAGCGATCCGGTCCTGGTCAAGGACCTGTTCAGCACCAGCCGTGAG is a window from the Mycolicibacterium poriferae genome containing:
- a CDS encoding flavodoxin family protein; amino-acid sequence: MTAADGGTGPKAAPRVLFVYYSYTGQTAKVLDGAAEAFRQRGCEVHTAAIEFVDAKYAEPFTRFPMRKVWPDMFSVLPAQNRGQTGEIRTPDAVRDGNYDLVCLGSPTWWDTVSMPLRSFLTSAEAAPLLDGTPYAVFVVCRRKWRRNLEAVRELADKNGGRFADSIHFGYPGGELPSLLSLASYLGSGEYRDRYLGLKLPPTNISDAQVGQARTFAAKLADRLFGKRDATSV
- a CDS encoding DUF2505 domain-containing protein, with translation MPRPFDVRTDSPASVEMIRSAFGSEAYWHARIAEFGGGATTLDTLTVDGDGTISVATTQDLGHDVLPGVLAKVFPGDLTLVRTETWRPAAERVSGEVTIAASGVPGRGLGAASLAPAPAGSSLTLSGTVEVRIPLVGGRVEKYICDQIIVEIPALQRFTSDWISRNA
- a CDS encoding nitroreductase family protein, which produces MADRDRRYTDTPGEVPTTAEALARLDMPLVDAMMTQRAVRRVYPDPIDDEILMKCIEVALHAPTGANGQNWEFIVIKDYDTKKRLAKRYRQAWNLYYQTVIRRVAATDESMAKTARAVQWQVDHFTEVPVLIVACLRLGAKDGRVPFVPMPHAALSGFFGSIYPSVQNLLLAARAMGLGASLITLPLWSVTSTRRTLGLPVSVTPCCVVPLGWPRGRYGPTTRRPAAEVMHFNRYGNRPWMGTD
- a CDS encoding LLM class flavin-dependent oxidoreductase, which produces MKLRTRPQAAGFRFGLLDGIVNTRISPTLLPSASMLTAATTGADSFWVGDHINSLVPRSVATPEHLGLAAKLVPKVDAILEPWTMLGHLAARNRMRRLRFGVCVTDASRRHPAVTAQAAATLHLLTRGRAILGIGVGEREGNEPYGVEWTKPVARFVEALATIRALWESGGEPITRDSAYFPLRHAVFDLPPYQGKWPEIWVAAHGPRMLRATGRYADGWVPFVISRPADYARALETVRTAASDHGRDPMSIVPAVNRTVVTGRTRDDVDEALDSVIVKSVALAAPAEAWLRHGVEHPLGADFSGVQDLVPQTIDEQTALEYTARVPASLMKEICFHGTADEVLDQVAEWRDHGLRYLLVINGSQLNPKLRKGMAATLPYTKVLRGLGKL
- a CDS encoding alpha/beta hydrolase; amino-acid sequence: MPSATLEVIDKGSASPAHPAPLLFVHGAWHAAWCWDEHFLDFFAGQGYRALAPSLRGHGASPATKPLRALSIADYVDDVAQVAASLPTPPVVIGHSMGGFVVQKFLESRDIPAAVLMASAPPRGYLGSGMRWLRRHPWHFMKLSASGRSLAYVSTPELARERFFSPHTPEALVASCAARLQEESARSGVDGLLALPRPRRVRAPLLVLGAGHDGAVTAAEVRATAKAYGTEPEFFSDLGHNMMLEPGWQSVAERIHTWLGTRGL
- a CDS encoding PE-PPE domain-containing protein; this translates as MHSALRPYMTTGLAIVGSSVLAFAPIAPPAPAESATTTTRQVTQDVTLSARVVTINPSPDALKMGEQLQGTVCGGNGTPCYELEYAPIFTDGTGYLGFGVQALRRNLAGNLGEETTIFAFSEGATVASQWLEKHLEDPEAYPAPQNLTFVVIGNPTRKYGGSLFLSPWTESPYKVIDVAMQYDPTVDQPTNTLNSLAVLNAALGFFTNHLGKGYTDVDIDAEENTKWTEDGIEYVFVPSKTLPIVEPLRWLGLDELADGLTPGLQYLIEQAYDRDDRITNTTMEAPNESLSYVPINLLETVANIPFYAVAGTNRFAEAMRDSGSWWVYTETNVLGWDPANPEMTRAFVDFLVAIPSISGPMGEIADYWARANLPMNEGCTGTGRTQCLNPAGITDQMFKVMLWDLFAKEGYTFEGPITPVYNPVSDEETYWGQEMDQDGDEVSWYGDTVYLEPFAEIKSFWNHLKSTPEGIKTPTLGDQIGAAVNLFEALMVTWYPFVPKSQIWNPNETAFAYLFRPFAKVLCPDCNEVDPFMPTDWKVGDDIPKGLYIPAKVKDLYDEDGKYIGPPVDSTDEDADADADATSRSFLAALFGQEEQTTEETVDETTEEATGTTEEAAEETPAVTEDAAEEQTDVVSDAIQGLKDKFESVTDEGEVTDEAPAEEAPVEEDAADAGDEAEDVADETEEADDAEDIADEADEADEADEAEDIADEADDEAADEAADDQADSDDSDAGSDDSSDSGSTSSGSDSGDSGSSDSGSDSGSSGGSDD
- a CDS encoding flavin-containing monooxygenase yields the protein MSTEQYDAVIVGAGFGGMGSAIQLNRLGYDKIAILDREDDLGGTWHVNRYPGLTVDVPSTTYSYRFEPNPYWSRLYAPGSELKTYAEHVADKYDLRRYMRFNTVVDGARWDDDAQEWLVSLSDGQTLHTRFLILATGYLCQPKKPDIPGIESFTGTVLHAQEWDHSYSLAGKRAAIIGTGSTGVQLIPKLAEDASELTVYQRTPIWVMPKLDFGFGPRAQRLFAKVPATQRMLRVSSDLFMDIMVTLAMWRFRQFRPVNRIAAAIGRLHRFAAIRDRDLRRKLTPSYDFGCKRPTLSNVYYRTFNKPHVHLETAGIDRIEPDGIVATDGTKRVIDTLVLATGFDVWESNLPAIEVIGREGRDLGKWWRENRFQAYEGLTVPLFPNMLSQASPYAWVGMSWFDTVEYQMRHMERLFGEMQRTGARTFEVTEEANARFLDRMLTLLDDSVFLLGNCANSRSYWFNSSGEAPLFRPTTVRQAVKEQQHFPLSDYALA